Sequence from the Phragmites australis chromosome 6, lpPhrAust1.1, whole genome shotgun sequence genome:
CTAGATATACACCAGCACTGCAACACAATAACAACAGCATTAAAAAAACCATAATTTACTGATTGCCAGCATGACAAGTTCATATAAACAATAAAGCAGATGTGGCAACAGTTTCAAACACTATAAATTCAGTTTCAGTGAACATAAAGATCTTCAAATGAAGATGAAAAAGACATAGTAACTACGAAGTTGCTTTCACATTCATCGCCAAATTAGATGAGTGGGAACGAAAGGTGTCGGTACGAATCTCCGAGCTAATCCAAAGGTCAGAAATTCGACCGTTGCCTTCACACGATAAAACGACCGACCGTCACACAGCAATTTCGCACGTTGCATCCAGTACAAGGTTACAGCACGATTGCCACAGTGGCAGCTGCTAAGCTGTACAAGCACAGATCTGAATCGAATCGAGCCTAGATGCATCGTCCTCGTCCAAGTCCCACCCATGCAAGCTCAGGCTTCTTCGACGCTGCACCCCGCGCGCGCGTGCGCGTCGTCCAGCGCGCGCCGCAGGTCCTGCACCACCTGCGACATCCCTGGCCGGAACTCCGCCTCTTGCTGCGCCACGCCATGCAAAGCAAGCAGATGAAGCTCACACATCAGTAGCCATCGAACGAGCGTTGGCTGCATGCAGAGGATGGGTGTTGGTTTTGCTCCACACTTGCCTGTATGCACCGGCCGATGATGTCCGCAAAGCGCGACAGGGACCTGACCGGCGGCtggccgtcgccgccgaggCGCGGGTCGGCCATCCTCCTCAGCGCGGCGAGGTCGTACAGCCGCGGGCTCGCCCACGGCACCAGGTGCCTCTCGCCCCGCTCCCGCGAGCTGCACGCGCGCATCAGCCGTCAGCTACAACAATGGCAGGTGGCAACGACATCGCAGCTGGAACCGAGGCACGTACCCGTCGTAGGGCTTGCGCCCGGTGAGGAGCTGCAGCATCACGACGCCGAAGCTATAGACGTCGCCCTTGGCCGTCCACGCCGCGGAGCCGCCGGCGGCCTCCGGCGGCTCGTAGCTCAGCGTGCCACCGCAGTAATCCGACAGCTGAAATGTAGCAGACGCACTCTACACTCGTGACGTCGTGATTCAAGAAACCGATCCCGTAACCGATCGAATTGTTTCTTGGTGTGTGATTCCAGGTTACATACGTACTAAGCATCAATTAATCAGTACCTGTGAAGTTGTGATTGAATTACCTCAAGAGCCAGGCCTGGCGGCACAAATGGGGCAAGACCGCCTCCGGAGACTGACACCCGCAGCTCGCTGTCGATCAGGACGTGTTCAGGCCTGAAATGCCGGTGAACGACCTGCTTCAGCTGGCTCCCCTCATGAAGATACCTTCCAAAGAACATCGAATTCAGGTACAGACTCATCAGCAAGAACACTTGCATTCTTCCACACAGTAACGACAAATTATAttagcaagaacaagatgacgATATTGGCATACTCCAGGGCTTTTGCGGCTTCGAGGGCCACAGCTATCCGGGCATCCCACGGAAGCATCTCTGCAGGGTCAGACACCCGGTCCTCCAAGTCGAAATGCATCATGTCACTGAGAGTGCTGTCACTGAAGTGCTTGTAGACGAGCAACCTCTGGCCGTGCTCGACGCAGCACCCCACAAGTTTTTCGACGTTGGGGTGCCGGAGCCTGGAGATTCCCTGAACAATCTTCAGGAATTCAGCGATCGGCATTTTTGCGGTGTTACCTTCAAGCTTCAGCACTGCAAACTGGGCGGCACAGAGAGATGATCCAGGTGAGAACGTCGCAACTAGCACTGAAGAAACTGCTGCATGTCGGAGTTGGTGTTTTTGGAGGTACAGTTACCTTACTTCCTTGGTGATCTGCTTGATAAATTTTACCGAAACAGGTCTCCCTTGCCAGATACTGATCGCTGAAACTGTTGGTGTATTGCTGCAAGGATGCAACTGTGAAGAATGTGAAAGGAAATTGCAATGGTTGTTCTGCTGAACTCCCCTGGATATTCTTGTCTGACACAATGCTGTCCTTGCTGCTGTTCTTGAAAGACGGCTGTACCGATGATCCTGCCGCCTTAACATAATCTCTCGGAGGCCACTCTATCTTCTCTTCAGCAGCTTCAGTGATCAATGAATCGAAATTTTTTTAACTCTGAATGCACAAGTGCATATGAAATGACAGGTTTATCCTTTTTGTGTACCTGAATGAAGTCTTTTCTCTGGTTTGGCAACTGCACCTAATCTAGGAGGCTCCCTCACCCAGTTCGGCAAGCTCATCTCAGCTCCTCTCAGGTACCCTCCATGAAGAGATCCCTCCCGCCGCCATTTCGACACCGCGAACACGATCACAACGACAACGATGCTCAGTGAACCGGCAGCGAGGATACTGAATCCGGCAGCTTTCGCCGGTGAGACCTTGTGGTTGTGTCTCGGTGGGTCGTCCTGTGGAGTAGCTGGAATTACATATATAGGAGGGTGTGAACCAGAAAGGGCTTGAGACTCTTGTGGTGCTGGCGATGGAGACGGTTCAAGCGGCGGCGGAGTCGCCGGAGTTGGAGAGAATCCTGGGATCGGAGGTATGGTGAAATGGTTGCCACTTCTTCTGCACAGAATCATGTAGAGAACTTTTTTGTCAGACAGACAACGAACTCTACTT
This genomic interval carries:
- the LOC133922704 gene encoding protein STRUBBELIG-RECEPTOR FAMILY 1-like isoform X1 produces the protein MRSRTHLRVTLWLAVCLLRLHAFPFPLPFSGPYTSQQDVDAINGLYASLGSPELDGWAASGGDPCKEAWQGVQCDGPNITAIELRGAGLGGKLSETLGDFTAITRLDLSNNQIGGTVPQSFPPAITQLDLSSNNLSGELPDSMAKLSSLSTLHVQNNQLTGTLDVLGDLPLKDLNVENNLLSGPIPKKLLSIPKFLRSGNHFTIPPIPGFSPTPATPPPLEPSPSPAPQESQALSGSHPPIYVIPATPQDDPPRHNHKVSPAKAAGFSILAAGSLSIVVVVIVFAVSKWRREGSLHGGYLRGAEMSLPNWVREPPRLGAVAKPEKRLHSAAEEKIEWPPRDYVKAAGSSVQPSFKNSSKDSIVSDKNIQGSSAEQPLQFPFTFFTVASLQQYTNSFSDQYLARETCFGKIYQADHQGSKFAVLKLEGNTAKMPIAEFLKIVQGISRLRHPNVEKLVGCCVEHGQRLLVYKHFSDSTLSDMMHFDLEDRVSDPAEMLPWDARIAVALEAAKALEYLHEGSQLKQVVHRHFRPEHVLIDSELRVSVSGGGLAPFVPPGLALELSDYCGGTLSYEPPEAAGGSAAWTAKGDVYSFGVVMLQLLTGRKPYDGSRERGERHLVPWASPRLYDLAALRRMADPRLGGDGQPPVRSLSRFADIIGRCIQQEAEFRPGMSQVVQDLRRALDDAHARAGCSVEEA
- the LOC133922704 gene encoding protein STRUBBELIG-RECEPTOR FAMILY 1-like isoform X2, translating into MRSRTHLRVTLWLAVCLLRLHAFPFPLPFSGPYTSQQDVDAINGLYASLGSPELDGWAASGGDPCKEAWQGVQCDGPNITAIELRGAGLGGKLSETLGDFTAITRLDLSNNQIGGTVPQSFPPAITQLDLSSNNLSGELPDSMAKLSSLSTLNVENNLLSGPIPKKLLSIPKFLRSGNHFTIPPIPGFSPTPATPPPLEPSPSPAPQESQALSGSHPPIYVIPATPQDDPPRHNHKVSPAKAAGFSILAAGSLSIVVVVIVFAVSKWRREGSLHGGYLRGAEMSLPNWVREPPRLGAVAKPEKRLHSAAEEKIEWPPRDYVKAAGSSVQPSFKNSSKDSIVSDKNIQGSSAEQPLQFPFTFFTVASLQQYTNSFSDQYLARETCFGKIYQADHQGSKFAVLKLEGNTAKMPIAEFLKIVQGISRLRHPNVEKLVGCCVEHGQRLLVYKHFSDSTLSDMMHFDLEDRVSDPAEMLPWDARIAVALEAAKALEYLHEGSQLKQVVHRHFRPEHVLIDSELRVSVSGGGLAPFVPPGLALELSDYCGGTLSYEPPEAAGGSAAWTAKGDVYSFGVVMLQLLTGRKPYDGSRERGERHLVPWASPRLYDLAALRRMADPRLGGDGQPPVRSLSRFADIIGRCIQQEAEFRPGMSQVVQDLRRALDDAHARAGCSVEEA